A single Rhodothermales bacterium DNA region contains:
- a CDS encoding FAD-dependent oxidoreductase — MMYSRTIHQTITTDVLVVGSGSAGATAAIASAGEGVDVLLVERYGFMGGISTQVLDTFYGFYTPGEPRKKVVGGVPDRVVDALMARGAALIRPNTYGAGDGITYDADVLKTIWETLALEAGVRLLYHTVVMDALVEDGRLRGVVAVNKGGLLAIRARVVIDASGDADVAAAAGAPFEGPEDGPVQSLTTTFKMINVDMERARGVSKKE, encoded by the coding sequence ATGATGTATTCTCGCACCATACACCAAACGATCACGACCGACGTCCTGGTCGTGGGCAGTGGGTCGGCGGGCGCTACGGCGGCGATCGCGTCGGCCGGGGAGGGGGTGGATGTGCTGCTGGTCGAGCGGTACGGGTTTATGGGCGGGATCAGCACCCAGGTGCTCGACACGTTTTACGGTTTCTACACGCCGGGCGAGCCGCGGAAGAAGGTGGTGGGCGGGGTGCCGGACCGGGTCGTGGATGCGCTCATGGCGCGAGGGGCCGCGCTGATCCGGCCGAACACGTACGGCGCCGGCGACGGCATCACGTACGACGCGGACGTCCTCAAAACGATCTGGGAGACGCTCGCGCTCGAGGCCGGCGTGCGGCTGCTGTATCACACCGTCGTGATGGACGCGCTCGTCGAGGACGGTCGCCTCCGCGGCGTCGTCGCCGTCAACAAGGGCGGGCTGCTCGCGATCCGGGCGCGCGTCGTCATCGATGCCTCGGGGGACGCCGACGTGGCCGCCGCCGCCGGCGCGCCGTTTGAGGGCCCGGAGGACGGACCGGTCCAATCGCTCACGACGACGTTCAAGATGATCAACGTCGACATGGAGCGCGCGCGCGGCGTATCGAAAAAGGAGC
- a CDS encoding SDR family NAD(P)-dependent oxidoreductase, protein MAGVLDGNVVFITGVASGIGQASAHVFAAAGAAVVGIDLDIQQGQATLDALHAGGSEGVFIPADVTQASHVEAAVKQAVARFGRIDAAFNVVGASGRRHGDGPVHACTEAGWDWTMDINLKSMYLCCKYLVAQMLEQGHGSLVNLASVLGLVGGDEDFGTHAYAASKGAVISLTRSIASYYAPHGIRANALCPGLIATAMSRRAQENERIRERLKTLQPLTGDFGQAEDVARAALYLASDQAAFVTGAVLTVDGGWTVR, encoded by the coding sequence ATGGCCGGCGTACTGGACGGAAACGTCGTCTTCATCACCGGGGTGGCGAGCGGGATCGGGCAGGCCTCGGCGCACGTGTTCGCCGCCGCCGGCGCCGCGGTGGTGGGCATCGATCTGGACATCCAGCAGGGCCAGGCGACGCTCGACGCGCTGCACGCCGGCGGGTCCGAGGGCGTATTCATCCCGGCGGACGTCACCCAGGCGAGCCACGTCGAGGCCGCCGTGAAACAGGCCGTAGCCCGCTTCGGACGCATCGACGCGGCTTTCAACGTGGTCGGGGCCAGCGGCCGCCGGCACGGCGACGGTCCGGTCCACGCCTGCACGGAAGCCGGCTGGGACTGGACGATGGACATCAACCTCAAAAGCATGTACCTCTGCTGCAAGTACCTGGTCGCCCAGATGCTCGAGCAGGGGCACGGCTCGCTCGTCAACCTGGCGTCGGTGCTCGGGCTCGTCGGCGGCGACGAGGATTTCGGGACGCATGCCTACGCCGCGAGCAAGGGCGCCGTCATCAGCCTGACGCGCTCGATCGCCAGCTACTACGCCCCGCACGGCATCCGGGCGAACGCGTTGTGCCCGGGGCTGATCGCCACGGCGATGAGCCGGCGCGCCCAGGAGAACGAGCGCATCCGGGAGCGCCTCAAGACGCTCCAGCCGCTCACCGGCGACTTCGGGCAGGCCGAAGACGTGGCACGCGCCGCGCTCTACCTGGCGTCCGACCAGGCCGCCTTCGTCACCGGCGCCGTCCTGACGGTGGATGGGGGATGGACGGTGAGATAG
- a CDS encoding SIS domain-containing protein, with product MNPALAYFDAAQAIIHRIRTTQMPALEQAADICANSIGHDGLVHLFGSGHSRIPIEEMFPRHGSYPGFHPMVELSLTFHNPVVGSNGQRQAMYLEHVEGFGKIIMRNFVMSAPDSMIVFSNSGVNEVVVEVALEAKAKGLPVISVVSMEHCLAARPLHSSGKRLPDVSDVTIDNGTPGGDAMVPIEGLEDPVGPGSTIGGAAVVNALKCLIADRLTKMGKPPIVLSSSWFIGSEESKKRFDVCYDDYRRRILRVFGGTSED from the coding sequence ATGAATCCCGCACTCGCCTACTTCGACGCCGCGCAAGCGATCATCCACCGGATCCGAACCACGCAGATGCCGGCCCTCGAGCAGGCGGCCGACATCTGCGCCAACAGCATCGGCCACGACGGGCTCGTGCATCTGTTCGGCTCGGGGCACTCGCGCATTCCGATCGAGGAGATGTTTCCCCGGCACGGCAGCTACCCGGGCTTCCATCCGATGGTGGAACTCTCGTTGACGTTCCACAATCCGGTCGTCGGATCCAACGGGCAGCGGCAGGCGATGTATCTCGAACACGTCGAGGGTTTCGGGAAGATCATCATGCGCAACTTCGTGATGTCGGCGCCCGACAGCATGATCGTCTTCTCGAATAGCGGGGTCAATGAGGTCGTGGTGGAAGTCGCCCTCGAAGCGAAGGCGAAGGGGCTTCCGGTCATCAGCGTGGTGTCGATGGAGCACTGCCTGGCGGCCAGGCCGCTCCACAGTTCGGGCAAGCGGCTCCCGGACGTATCGGATGTGACGATCGACAACGGCACCCCGGGCGGTGACGCGATGGTCCCCATCGAGGGCCTCGAAGATCCGGTAGGACCGGGTTCGACGATCGGCGGCGCGGCCGTGGTCAACGCGCTCAAGTGCCTGATCGCCGACCGGCTGACGAAGATGGGCAAACCGCCGATCGTGCTGTCGAGCAGCTGGTTCATCGGTTCGGAGGAGTCGAAGAAACGGTTCGACGTCTGCTACGACGACTATCGCCGGCGCATCCTGCGCGTGTTCGGCGGCACGAGCGAGGACTGA
- a CDS encoding GntR family transcriptional regulator — MPEAWLERITPIDPASPIPLYYQVESDLRRLIAAEVLGPGVTIPAEHDLCATYGVSRHTMRTALSRLVADNLIARSAGRGTVVCTPEARIPFSLDRSFSRQIAELGQAARSIVLGQAAGRVGAGHPEALHAAAGRPCLDLLRLRLGDEDPIGIQQTTVLTERCAGLETFDFTDASLYEVLAGHFRLDIQKIHHTIAAASADAEQAERLDVAPGTPLLVVRTTAYLHDDAVIEHTVSHYRSDRYEYAITHTQE, encoded by the coding sequence ATGCCCGAAGCCTGGCTAGAACGTATTACCCCGATAGATCCAGCAAGTCCGATTCCCCTGTACTATCAGGTGGAATCGGACTTGCGACGTCTCATCGCCGCCGAGGTGCTGGGTCCGGGCGTGACGATCCCGGCCGAGCACGATCTGTGCGCCACGTACGGCGTCAGCCGGCACACGATGCGTACGGCTCTTTCCCGTCTGGTGGCGGATAACCTGATCGCGCGCAGCGCCGGCCGCGGCACCGTCGTCTGCACGCCCGAGGCGCGCATCCCGTTCTCGCTGGACCGGAGCTTTTCCCGGCAGATCGCCGAGCTGGGCCAGGCCGCCCGGTCCATCGTGCTGGGTCAGGCTGCCGGCCGCGTCGGCGCCGGCCATCCGGAGGCGTTGCATGCCGCCGCCGGCCGGCCGTGTCTCGATCTGCTCCGTCTCCGCCTCGGCGACGAGGATCCGATCGGCATCCAGCAGACCACGGTCCTCACCGAACGATGCGCCGGGCTCGAAACGTTCGACTTTACCGACGCGTCGCTCTACGAGGTCCTCGCCGGCCATTTTCGGCTGGATATCCAGAAGATCCATCACACGATTGCCGCCGCCTCGGCCGACGCCGAACAGGCCGAACGCCTGGATGTCGCCCCGGGCACGCCCTTGCTCGTGGTGCGCACCACCGCCTATTTGCACGATGACGCCGTCATCGAACACACCGTAAGCCACTACCGGTCCGACCGGTACGAATACGCCATCACGCACACGCAAGAGTAG
- a CDS encoding ThuA domain-containing protein codes for MPIRRSFVLLVLLIAAGCSGAKPDLMPVDRQAPRFNVLVFSYTTGFRHASIPEGIEAVRGLARANHFNMTATEDPAFFTDDNLAGFDAVIFMNTNGALFDEAQKAAFERYIRAGGGYVGVHSAAATEYEWAWYGGLVGAWFDKHPTPQQATVQVIDRVHPSTKDLPATWSHFDEWYNYRINPRGNVHVLMTVDERSYEGGTMGFDHPIAWAQDYEGGRAWYTGLGHTKEVYADPLFLGHLLGGIEWAAGLAEGDARATLASNYEKVVLAENVAIPMELDIAEDGRVFFVERAGALMVWEPGAREARAAGWLPVHMVIEDGLLGLALDPGFSENHWLYLFYAPADAGPSRLSRFTFDGDWLDLSTEKILLTVPYQREWCCHHGGSVQFDGQGNLYLSTGENSNAYDPKGSPLNETPEGRLQDSQRSAGNTNDLRGKILRIHPEPDGTYTIPEGNLFPPGTPKTRPEIFTMGHRNPFRISIDEKTGYLYWGDVGNGSPPSERGPWGWDEFNQAKKAGFFGWPYFVGPNDAFNDYDYATGKVGPPFDPVHPINDSPNNTGLRELPPAQPAMIWYTYGASDAFPEMGSGGISPMAGPVFHRKPGQDPHALPAYFDGKLILYEWMRNWMMEVAFDDQGDLMKISPFLPGLEFVRPVDVEVGPDGRLYVLEWGDDFWGSNKNARLVRVDYLGAAPEAPAALAAQVSIPPVIAAPADGAVFDFDTPIPYDVRWEAQANRTRHLEVLIYDGFDTYMLPLDTLTAETGVFTIPESAYRHIPDLHFMDRFAEVEACVVGDAGSPWCSRVKLQPRRKQAEHATRNDGATRQVHGVHPADQHYPETALPVMMVRSGNALGYAPIDLTGIGSLKLRIRQQAAGVIEARLGGPEGRLIGRVDLDAANSVPVTEIEQAHNITEAQRHDQAIDLSEKELAAYTGWSETTLPIEPVDGQHELVLVFSGPAEGVMLQFDWMEFVSR; via the coding sequence ATGCCCATCCGTCGCTCGTTCGTTCTCCTCGTCCTCCTGATCGCTGCCGGTTGCTCCGGCGCGAAACCCGACCTGATGCCCGTCGATCGGCAGGCGCCGCGGTTTAATGTCCTCGTCTTTTCGTACACGACCGGATTTCGCCACGCGTCGATCCCGGAAGGCATCGAGGCGGTGCGCGGCCTGGCCAGGGCGAACCACTTCAACATGACGGCCACCGAGGATCCGGCGTTTTTTACCGACGACAACCTCGCCGGCTTCGACGCCGTCATCTTCATGAACACGAACGGCGCGCTGTTCGACGAGGCCCAGAAAGCCGCGTTCGAGCGGTACATCCGCGCCGGCGGCGGCTATGTCGGTGTCCACAGCGCGGCCGCGACGGAATACGAGTGGGCCTGGTACGGCGGCCTCGTCGGCGCCTGGTTCGACAAGCACCCCACGCCGCAGCAGGCGACGGTGCAGGTGATCGACCGGGTTCATCCCTCGACGAAGGACCTGCCGGCGACGTGGTCGCACTTCGACGAGTGGTACAACTACCGCATCAATCCCCGGGGCAACGTCCACGTGTTGATGACGGTGGACGAGCGCTCCTACGAAGGCGGCACGATGGGTTTCGACCACCCGATCGCGTGGGCCCAGGACTACGAGGGCGGGCGCGCCTGGTACACAGGGCTCGGGCACACGAAGGAGGTTTATGCCGATCCGCTTTTCCTCGGGCACCTGCTCGGCGGCATCGAGTGGGCGGCCGGTCTGGCCGAAGGCGACGCCCGCGCCACGCTGGCGTCGAACTACGAGAAGGTCGTCCTGGCGGAGAACGTCGCCATCCCGATGGAGCTCGATATCGCGGAAGACGGCCGCGTCTTCTTCGTCGAGCGCGCCGGCGCCCTGATGGTCTGGGAGCCTGGCGCCCGGGAAGCGCGCGCCGCCGGCTGGCTGCCGGTGCACATGGTGATCGAGGACGGCCTCCTGGGCCTGGCGCTCGATCCCGGTTTCAGCGAGAACCACTGGCTCTACCTGTTTTATGCGCCGGCCGACGCCGGGCCTTCCCGCCTCTCCCGCTTTACGTTCGATGGCGACTGGCTCGATCTCTCCACCGAAAAAATCCTCCTCACGGTGCCGTATCAGCGCGAATGGTGCTGTCATCACGGCGGCAGCGTGCAGTTCGACGGGCAGGGCAACCTGTACCTCTCGACGGGGGAGAACAGCAACGCCTACGATCCGAAGGGCAGCCCGCTGAACGAAACGCCGGAAGGCAGGCTGCAGGATTCCCAGCGGTCGGCCGGCAACACAAACGACCTCCGCGGCAAGATCCTTCGTATCCACCCCGAGCCCGACGGCACCTACACGATTCCCGAAGGCAACCTCTTCCCGCCCGGAACGCCGAAGACGCGCCCCGAGATTTTTACGATGGGGCATCGCAACCCTTTCCGGATCTCGATCGACGAAAAGACCGGTTATCTCTACTGGGGCGACGTCGGAAACGGGAGCCCGCCGAGCGAACGCGGTCCGTGGGGATGGGACGAGTTCAACCAGGCCAAAAAAGCCGGCTTCTTCGGCTGGCCGTATTTCGTGGGGCCGAACGACGCGTTCAACGACTACGACTACGCCACGGGGAAGGTCGGGCCTCCGTTCGATCCCGTCCACCCGATCAACGACTCGCCGAACAACACCGGGCTGCGCGAACTGCCTCCGGCGCAGCCGGCGATGATCTGGTACACCTACGGCGCGTCGGACGCGTTTCCCGAGATGGGCTCGGGCGGCATCTCGCCGATGGCCGGCCCCGTCTTCCATCGGAAGCCGGGCCAGGACCCGCACGCCCTGCCGGCGTACTTCGACGGCAAGCTCATCCTCTACGAGTGGATGCGCAACTGGATGATGGAAGTCGCTTTCGACGATCAGGGCGATCTGATGAAAATAAGCCCCTTCCTCCCCGGCCTCGAGTTCGTGCGCCCGGTGGATGTGGAGGTCGGCCCGGACGGCCGGCTCTACGTGCTCGAATGGGGGGACGACTTCTGGGGCAGCAATAAAAACGCGCGTCTGGTGCGTGTCGATTACCTCGGCGCGGCGCCGGAAGCCCCCGCGGCGCTCGCAGCGCAGGTCTCGATCCCGCCGGTCATCGCCGCGCCGGCGGATGGGGCGGTGTTCGATTTCGATACGCCGATTCCCTACGACGTCCGCTGGGAAGCGCAGGCAAACCGCACGCGGCATCTCGAGGTGCTGATCTACGACGGATTCGACACCTACATGCTCCCGCTGGATACGCTGACGGCGGAAACCGGCGTCTTTACGATCCCTGAGTCCGCCTACCGCCATATTCCGGATCTCCATTTCATGGACCGTTTCGCCGAGGTGGAGGCATGCGTCGTGGGCGACGCCGGCTCTCCCTGGTGCAGCCGCGTCAAGCTCCAGCCGCGCCGCAAACAGGCGGAGCACGCGACGCGCAACGACGGAGCGACCCGGCAGGTGCATGGCGTCCATCCGGCCGACCAGCACTATCCCGAGACGGCGCTGCCCGTGATGATGGTGCGCTCCGGCAACGCGCTCGGGTACGCGCCGATCGATCTGACCGGCATCGGCTCGCTGAAGCTGCGCATCCGGCAGCAGGCTGCCGGCGTCATCGAGGCGCGGCTCGGGGGCCCTGAGGGCCGGCTGATAGGCCGCGTCGATCTCGACGCCGCCAACAGCGTTCCGGTCACCGAAATCGAACAGGCCCACAACATCACCGAAGCGCAACGGCACGATCAGGCGATCGATCTGAGCGAGAAAGAACTGGCCGCCTACACCGGTTGGTCCGAAACGACCCTGCCCATCGAGCCGGTCGACGGCCAGCACGAGCTGGTGCTCGTCTTTTCCGGGCCGGCCGAGGGCGTCATGCTGCAGTTCGACTGGATGGAGTTCGTTTCCCGATAG
- a CDS encoding Gfo/Idh/MocA family oxidoreductase, with protein sequence MKSHNITMLGTGLIGMFYTMTLHGQRGRDRVKMVYSRSEERARQFAKDWDIPRWTTDLKEAIEDAETDTVVIGLPNNRHVECTQLAANAGKAVLCTKPLARTAAEAKEMLDIVEKAGVFHGYLEDLTYTPKTLKAAASVRAGALGDVLWVRSRETHPGPHSSWFWDKEQAGGGAIVDLGCHCIEITRTFVGKDNRPVEVMCWADTLYHPIDAEDQAIALIRYESGAIGQFEVSWAFRGGMDLRDEVAGTEGTIMLNHFLRTGFEMFTTGAAGGYVAEKAETEKGWLFPVGDEVHALGYVHMFTDMFEAMEQGRRPMEDFYDGYVVNAVIDACYRSATSKQWEPIDVEWRGGTAKRIGVNAHEHAGKSLIKEERMPDGRVKRILKDKKTGEISETVE encoded by the coding sequence ATGAAATCCCACAACATCACGATGCTCGGCACCGGGCTCATCGGCATGTTCTACACGATGACCCTGCACGGCCAGCGCGGCCGCGACCGCGTGAAAATGGTTTATTCGCGCAGCGAAGAGCGCGCGCGTCAGTTTGCGAAAGACTGGGACATCCCGCGGTGGACGACCGACCTCAAGGAGGCGATCGAAGATGCGGAGACCGACACCGTGGTGATCGGGCTGCCGAACAACCGGCACGTGGAATGCACCCAGCTCGCCGCGAACGCCGGCAAGGCCGTGCTATGCACGAAACCCCTGGCGCGCACCGCCGCGGAGGCGAAGGAAATGCTGGACATCGTCGAGAAGGCCGGCGTCTTCCACGGGTATCTCGAGGACCTCACCTATACCCCCAAGACGCTGAAGGCGGCGGCGTCCGTCCGGGCCGGCGCGCTGGGCGACGTCCTCTGGGTGCGCTCGCGTGAAACGCATCCCGGGCCGCACAGCTCCTGGTTCTGGGACAAGGAGCAGGCCGGCGGCGGTGCGATCGTCGACCTCGGGTGCCACTGCATCGAGATCACGCGCACGTTCGTCGGTAAGGACAACCGCCCCGTGGAGGTCATGTGCTGGGCCGACACGCTCTACCATCCCATCGACGCGGAGGACCAGGCCATCGCCCTCATCCGCTACGAGAGCGGGGCCATCGGCCAGTTCGAGGTCAGCTGGGCGTTCCGCGGGGGGATGGACCTCCGCGACGAGGTCGCCGGCACCGAAGGCACCATCATGCTCAACCACTTCCTGCGGACGGGCTTCGAGATGTTCACGACCGGCGCCGCCGGCGGCTACGTCGCCGAAAAGGCCGAAACCGAAAAAGGCTGGCTCTTCCCCGTGGGCGACGAAGTGCACGCGCTCGGGTACGTCCACATGTTCACCGACATGTTCGAGGCAATGGAGCAGGGCCGCCGGCCGATGGAGGATTTCTACGACGGCTACGTCGTCAACGCCGTCATCGACGCCTGCTACCGCTCCGCCACATCCAAGCAGTGGGAGCCGATCGACGTCGAATGGCGCGGCGGAACGGCGAAGCGGATCGGCGTCAACGCCCACGAGCACGCCGGCAAGTCGCTCATCAAGGAAGAACGGATGCCGGACGGACGCGTGAAGCGCATCTTGAAAGACAAAAAGACCGGCGAGATCTCGGAGACGGTGGAATGA
- a CDS encoding MBL fold metallo-hydrolase codes for MITPVQSNDVLLADIERSRDEDAGFRLWWLGQSGFLVQHRGRHLLLDPYLSDSLTIKYATTDKPHVRMTERVIDPGRLDMVDVATSSHNHTDHLDAETLRPLRAANPGLELVIPEANRAFVAGRLGCDPAWPRGLTAGETVSVAGFTFHGVPAAHNALDVDEAGRHLYMGFVVSFGPYTIYHSGDTLLYEGMEEILSAFDIDVALLPINGNRPERRVAGNLDGVEAARLARAIGAKTVVPCHYEMFEFNTASPALFVETCEALGQHHAVLKAGEKFVASH; via the coding sequence ATGATCACCCCTGTACAATCCAACGATGTGCTGCTGGCCGACATCGAGCGCTCGCGCGATGAGGACGCCGGGTTCCGGCTCTGGTGGCTCGGGCAGAGCGGCTTTCTGGTGCAGCATCGGGGCCGGCACCTGCTGCTCGACCCGTACCTCTCCGATTCGCTCACGATCAAGTACGCGACGACCGACAAGCCCCACGTGCGCATGACGGAGCGGGTCATCGATCCCGGCCGGCTGGACATGGTCGATGTCGCCACCTCGAGCCACAACCACACCGACCACCTCGACGCCGAGACGCTGCGGCCGCTGCGCGCGGCCAATCCGGGGCTGGAGCTGGTCATCCCCGAAGCCAACCGGGCCTTTGTCGCCGGACGGCTCGGCTGCGACCCCGCATGGCCGCGAGGCCTGACGGCAGGAGAGACGGTCAGCGTGGCCGGTTTCACGTTTCATGGCGTGCCGGCGGCCCACAACGCGCTCGATGTCGACGAAGCCGGCCGGCACCTGTACATGGGCTTTGTCGTCTCCTTCGGCCCGTACACGATCTACCACAGCGGCGACACGCTCCTTTACGAGGGCATGGAGGAGATCCTGTCCGCCTTCGACATCGACGTCGCGCTACTGCCGATCAACGGCAACCGGCCGGAGCGGCGCGTCGCCGGCAACCTCGACGGGGTCGAGGCCGCCCGCCTCGCCCGGGCCATCGGCGCGAAAACGGTGGTGCCGTGTCATTACGAGATGTTCGAATTCAACACCGCGTCGCCGGCGCTTTTCGTCGAGACCTGCGAGGCGCTGGGGCAGCATCATGCCGTGTTGAAGGCTGGCGAAAAATTCGTCGCGTCGCATTGA
- a CDS encoding alanine--glyoxylate aminotransferase family protein: MPTPSVNNAHRIQTKQLDTSPRLLLGPGPSNAHPRVLQAISNRQVGHLDPEFIALMNEVQELLRYAWQTDNQLTIPVSGTGSAAMEAAVANTVEPGDAVLVGVNGYFGERMCDMAGRYGGVVHRMEKPWGESFSLDEIKQAMAAHRPKVLGLVHAETSTGARQPLEGVAELCREHDCLLLIDSVTSLGGVPLFLDAWGVDVAYSGTQKCLSCPPGLGPLTLGPRAVEKLKARKTKVPNWYLDMSMVANYWGESRTYHHTAPINMNYAIREALRLVAEEGLEARWARHQATAERFWAGLADIGLSCHVDAATRLPSLTTVRVPDGVDSKAVARTLLLEHNIEIAGGLGQLAGKVWRVGFMGYNSRPDNVDRLLDAMARVLGR, translated from the coding sequence ATGCCTACACCCTCCGTCAACAACGCCCACCGTATCCAGACCAAACAGCTCGACACCTCGCCGCGCCTCCTGCTCGGCCCCGGGCCGTCGAACGCCCATCCGCGTGTTCTCCAGGCGATCAGCAACCGCCAGGTGGGCCACCTCGACCCCGAGTTCATCGCGCTGATGAACGAGGTCCAGGAACTGCTGCGATACGCCTGGCAGACGGACAACCAGCTCACGATCCCCGTCAGCGGCACCGGCAGCGCGGCGATGGAAGCAGCCGTCGCCAACACCGTCGAACCCGGCGATGCGGTGCTCGTCGGCGTCAACGGCTACTTTGGCGAGCGGATGTGCGACATGGCCGGCCGGTACGGCGGCGTCGTGCATCGCATGGAAAAACCGTGGGGCGAATCGTTTTCGCTCGATGAAATCAAGCAGGCCATGGCCGCGCATCGACCGAAGGTGCTCGGGCTGGTGCATGCCGAAACGTCCACCGGCGCCCGGCAACCCCTCGAGGGCGTCGCCGAACTGTGCCGCGAACACGACTGCCTGCTGCTGATCGACTCCGTCACCAGCCTCGGCGGCGTCCCGCTCTTTCTGGATGCGTGGGGGGTCGACGTGGCGTACAGCGGCACGCAGAAGTGCCTGAGCTGTCCTCCCGGGCTCGGCCCGCTCACCCTGGGCCCCCGCGCCGTCGAGAAGCTCAAGGCGCGCAAGACGAAGGTGCCGAACTGGTACCTCGACATGAGCATGGTGGCCAACTACTGGGGCGAATCCCGCACCTACCACCACACGGCGCCGATCAACATGAATTACGCGATCCGCGAAGCGCTGCGCCTCGTGGCCGAGGAAGGGCTGGAAGCCCGCTGGGCGCGGCACCAGGCGACCGCGGAACGGTTCTGGGCCGGCCTCGCCGACATCGGGCTCTCCTGCCATGTCGACGCCGCCACCCGCTTGCCCAGCCTCACGACGGTACGCGTGCCCGATGGCGTCGACTCGAAGGCAGTCGCCCGCACCCTCTTGCTCGAGCACAACATCGAGATCGCCGGCGGCCTCGGCCAGCTCGCCGGGAAGGTGTGGCGCGTCGGCTTCATGGGCTACAACAGCCGGCCGGACAACGTCGACCGCCTGCTGGACGCCATGGCTCGCGTCCTGGGGCGCTGA